The following coding sequences are from one Agelaius phoeniceus isolate bAgePho1 chromosome 24, bAgePho1.hap1, whole genome shotgun sequence window:
- the GABRD gene encoding gamma-aminobutyric acid receptor subunit delta isoform X2, translating to MLVLNNNTELRRQKDESSTLPQVPPFISLRAMSDIGDYIGSNIEISWLPNLDDLMKGYARNFRPGIGGPPVNVALAIEVASIDHISEVNMEYTMTVFLHQSWRDDRLSYNHTNETLGLDSRFVDKLWLPDTFIVNAKSAWFHDVTVENKLIRLQPDGVILYSIRITSTVACDMDLSKYPMDEQECMLDLESYGYSSEDIVYHWSENQEEIHGLDKLQLAQFTITNYQFTTEIMNFKSGQFPRLSLHFHLRRNRGVYIIQSYVPSILLVAMSWVSFWISQSAVPARVSLGITTVLTMTTLMVSARSSLPRASAIKALDVYFWICYVFVFAALVEYAFAHFNADYMKKQKNKIKARRQSAEINVKNAIVLFSLSIAGVSQELAISNRQHRIPRSLPGSYGTIEIETGETKQQQGMKLDKKTGLKSLFKPIDADTIDIYARAVFPAAFAAVNVIYWVAYTM from the exons ATGTTGGTACTAAATAACAATACAGAACTAAGAAGACAAAAAGATGAATCCAGCACTTTACCCCAGGTGCCTCCGTTCATTAGCTTAAG AGCTATGAGTGACATCGGAGATTACATAGGTTCCAACATTGAGATCTCCTGGTTGCCCAACCTGGATGATTTGATGAAAGGGTACGCACGAAATTTCAGGCCTGGGATTGGAG gtcCTCCTGTTAATGTTGCTCTGGCAATTGAAGTAGCCAGCATTGACCACATCTCAGAAGTGAACATG GAATACACCATGACAGTATTTCTGCACCAGAGCTGGCGAGACGATCGTCTGTCTTACAACCACACCAACGAGACTCTGGGCTTGGACAGCAGGTTTGTGGACAAGCTCTGGTTGCCAGATACTTTCATAGTCAATGCCAAGTCTGCCTGGTTCCATGATGTGACTGTGGAAAACAAACTTATCAGGCTCCAGCCAGATGGAGTCATTTTATACAGCATCAG GATTACCTCAACAGTGGCCTGTGACATGGACCTTTCCAAGTACCCAATGGATGAGCAGGAATGCATGTTGGATTTGGAGAGCT ATGGTTACTCTTCAGAGGACATTGTCTACCACTGGTCAGAAAACCAGGAGGAGATCCATGGGCTGGATAAGCTGCAGCTTGCTCAATTCACAATTACCAATTACCAGTTCACAACAGAAATTATGAACTTCAAATCTG GTCAGTTTCCCAGGCTCAGTCTCCACTTCCACCTGCGGCGGAATCGAGGAGTTTACATCATCCAGTCCTATGTCCCTTCCATCCTGCTGGTGGCCATGTCCTGGGTGTCCTTCTGGATCAGCCAGTCAGCTGTGCCTGCCAGGGTGTCACTAG GTATCACCACAGTTCTTACAATGACCACTCTGATGGTCAGTGCCCGATCCTCACTCCCACGAGCCTCTGCCATCAAGGCACTGGACGTTTACTTCTGGATCTGCTACGTGTTTGTCTTTGCTGCTCTGGTGGAATATGCCTTTGCACATTTCAATGCTGACTAcatgaaaaagcagaagaacAAGATCAAGGCGAGAAGGCAGAGTGCAGAG ATCAACGTGAAGAATGCCATTGTTCTGTTCTCCCTCTCCATAGCTGGTGTGAGCCAGGAACTGGCCATTTCCAACAGGCAGCACCGAATCCCCAGAAGCCTGCCTGGATCATATGGCACAATAGAAATAGAAACTGGAGAGacaaaacagcagcagggaatgaaACTGGACAAAAAGACTGGCCTGAAGTCCCTCTTTAAGCCCATTGATGCTGACACCATTGACATTTATGCCAGAGCCGTGTtcccagcagcctttgcagcAGTCAATGTTATATACTGGGTTGCATACACAATGTAA
- the GABRD gene encoding gamma-aminobutyric acid receptor subunit delta isoform X3, translating into MEFLTWVFPALILLCTQQHRCIRAMSDIGDYIGSNIEISWLPNLDDLMKGYARNFRPGIGGPPVNVALAIEVASIDHISEVNMEYTMTVFLHQSWRDDRLSYNHTNETLGLDSRFVDKLWLPDTFIVNAKSAWFHDVTVENKLIRLQPDGVILYSIRITSTVACDMDLSKYPMDEQECMLDLESYGYSSEDIVYHWSENQEEIHGLDKLQLAQFTITNYQFTTEIMNFKSAGQFPRLSLHFHLRRNRGVYIIQSYVPSILLVAMSWVSFWISQSAVPARVSLGITTVLTMTTLMVSARSSLPRASAIKALDVYFWICYVFVFAALVEYAFAHFNADYMKKQKNKIKARRQSAEINVKNAIVLFSLSIAGVSQELAISNRQHRIPRSLPGSYGTIEIETGETKQQQGMKLDKKTGLKSLFKPIDADTIDIYARAVFPAAFAAVNVIYWVAYTM; encoded by the exons ATGGAATTTCTTACCTGGGTTTTTCCTGCCTTGATTCTACTGTGCACCCAACAGCACAGGTGTATCAG AGCTATGAGTGACATCGGAGATTACATAGGTTCCAACATTGAGATCTCCTGGTTGCCCAACCTGGATGATTTGATGAAAGGGTACGCACGAAATTTCAGGCCTGGGATTGGAG gtcCTCCTGTTAATGTTGCTCTGGCAATTGAAGTAGCCAGCATTGACCACATCTCAGAAGTGAACATG GAATACACCATGACAGTATTTCTGCACCAGAGCTGGCGAGACGATCGTCTGTCTTACAACCACACCAACGAGACTCTGGGCTTGGACAGCAGGTTTGTGGACAAGCTCTGGTTGCCAGATACTTTCATAGTCAATGCCAAGTCTGCCTGGTTCCATGATGTGACTGTGGAAAACAAACTTATCAGGCTCCAGCCAGATGGAGTCATTTTATACAGCATCAG GATTACCTCAACAGTGGCCTGTGACATGGACCTTTCCAAGTACCCAATGGATGAGCAGGAATGCATGTTGGATTTGGAGAGCT ATGGTTACTCTTCAGAGGACATTGTCTACCACTGGTCAGAAAACCAGGAGGAGATCCATGGGCTGGATAAGCTGCAGCTTGCTCAATTCACAATTACCAATTACCAGTTCACAACAGAAATTATGAACTTCAAATCTG CAGGTCAGTTTCCCAGGCTCAGTCTCCACTTCCACCTGCGGCGGAATCGAGGAGTTTACATCATCCAGTCCTATGTCCCTTCCATCCTGCTGGTGGCCATGTCCTGGGTGTCCTTCTGGATCAGCCAGTCAGCTGTGCCTGCCAGGGTGTCACTAG GTATCACCACAGTTCTTACAATGACCACTCTGATGGTCAGTGCCCGATCCTCACTCCCACGAGCCTCTGCCATCAAGGCACTGGACGTTTACTTCTGGATCTGCTACGTGTTTGTCTTTGCTGCTCTGGTGGAATATGCCTTTGCACATTTCAATGCTGACTAcatgaaaaagcagaagaacAAGATCAAGGCGAGAAGGCAGAGTGCAGAG ATCAACGTGAAGAATGCCATTGTTCTGTTCTCCCTCTCCATAGCTGGTGTGAGCCAGGAACTGGCCATTTCCAACAGGCAGCACCGAATCCCCAGAAGCCTGCCTGGATCATATGGCACAATAGAAATAGAAACTGGAGAGacaaaacagcagcagggaatgaaACTGGACAAAAAGACTGGCCTGAAGTCCCTCTTTAAGCCCATTGATGCTGACACCATTGACATTTATGCCAGAGCCGTGTtcccagcagcctttgcagcAGTCAATGTTATATACTGGGTTGCATACACAATGTAA
- the GABRD gene encoding gamma-aminobutyric acid receptor subunit delta isoform X1, translated as MLVLNNNTELRRQKDESSTLPQVPPFISLRAMSDIGDYIGSNIEISWLPNLDDLMKGYARNFRPGIGGPPVNVALAIEVASIDHISEVNMEYTMTVFLHQSWRDDRLSYNHTNETLGLDSRFVDKLWLPDTFIVNAKSAWFHDVTVENKLIRLQPDGVILYSIRITSTVACDMDLSKYPMDEQECMLDLESYGYSSEDIVYHWSENQEEIHGLDKLQLAQFTITNYQFTTEIMNFKSAGQFPRLSLHFHLRRNRGVYIIQSYVPSILLVAMSWVSFWISQSAVPARVSLGITTVLTMTTLMVSARSSLPRASAIKALDVYFWICYVFVFAALVEYAFAHFNADYMKKQKNKIKARRQSAEINVKNAIVLFSLSIAGVSQELAISNRQHRIPRSLPGSYGTIEIETGETKQQQGMKLDKKTGLKSLFKPIDADTIDIYARAVFPAAFAAVNVIYWVAYTM; from the exons ATGTTGGTACTAAATAACAATACAGAACTAAGAAGACAAAAAGATGAATCCAGCACTTTACCCCAGGTGCCTCCGTTCATTAGCTTAAG AGCTATGAGTGACATCGGAGATTACATAGGTTCCAACATTGAGATCTCCTGGTTGCCCAACCTGGATGATTTGATGAAAGGGTACGCACGAAATTTCAGGCCTGGGATTGGAG gtcCTCCTGTTAATGTTGCTCTGGCAATTGAAGTAGCCAGCATTGACCACATCTCAGAAGTGAACATG GAATACACCATGACAGTATTTCTGCACCAGAGCTGGCGAGACGATCGTCTGTCTTACAACCACACCAACGAGACTCTGGGCTTGGACAGCAGGTTTGTGGACAAGCTCTGGTTGCCAGATACTTTCATAGTCAATGCCAAGTCTGCCTGGTTCCATGATGTGACTGTGGAAAACAAACTTATCAGGCTCCAGCCAGATGGAGTCATTTTATACAGCATCAG GATTACCTCAACAGTGGCCTGTGACATGGACCTTTCCAAGTACCCAATGGATGAGCAGGAATGCATGTTGGATTTGGAGAGCT ATGGTTACTCTTCAGAGGACATTGTCTACCACTGGTCAGAAAACCAGGAGGAGATCCATGGGCTGGATAAGCTGCAGCTTGCTCAATTCACAATTACCAATTACCAGTTCACAACAGAAATTATGAACTTCAAATCTG CAGGTCAGTTTCCCAGGCTCAGTCTCCACTTCCACCTGCGGCGGAATCGAGGAGTTTACATCATCCAGTCCTATGTCCCTTCCATCCTGCTGGTGGCCATGTCCTGGGTGTCCTTCTGGATCAGCCAGTCAGCTGTGCCTGCCAGGGTGTCACTAG GTATCACCACAGTTCTTACAATGACCACTCTGATGGTCAGTGCCCGATCCTCACTCCCACGAGCCTCTGCCATCAAGGCACTGGACGTTTACTTCTGGATCTGCTACGTGTTTGTCTTTGCTGCTCTGGTGGAATATGCCTTTGCACATTTCAATGCTGACTAcatgaaaaagcagaagaacAAGATCAAGGCGAGAAGGCAGAGTGCAGAG ATCAACGTGAAGAATGCCATTGTTCTGTTCTCCCTCTCCATAGCTGGTGTGAGCCAGGAACTGGCCATTTCCAACAGGCAGCACCGAATCCCCAGAAGCCTGCCTGGATCATATGGCACAATAGAAATAGAAACTGGAGAGacaaaacagcagcagggaatgaaACTGGACAAAAAGACTGGCCTGAAGTCCCTCTTTAAGCCCATTGATGCTGACACCATTGACATTTATGCCAGAGCCGTGTtcccagcagcctttgcagcAGTCAATGTTATATACTGGGTTGCATACACAATGTAA